The genomic window CTGGCCCGGCTGCATGCCCATGCTCATGAATACAGGTACGAACGCAAACACCATGATCACGGTGATGGTGGCATCATGGAACACGGTGGAGGTCAGGGTGCAGCCGATGGCCAGGATCAGGCTCAGGCGCTTGACCCGGGTACCCGCGAACTTGAGCAGGTTGTACATGATGCGGTTGGCCAGTCCCACTTCATTGAGTACCACCCCGAACATGATGATCATGAGCACGAACATGACGGCCGGACTGGCAAAAGGGGCCCACGCGGACTGGGCCGGCTGGATTTTGAGAAAAATCAGGCCGGCCCCGGATAACAGGGCCGTGGCCCCGATGGGAACGGCCTCACTGACCCATAAAAAAACCACCACGGCCAGCAGCCCCAGAAGGCGCTGTCCTTCCGGGGTCAGGTTTTCCGGCCGGGGCAGCAGCATGACTCCAATCCCTAAGACCAGCGCCACAGCCACTTTAATTATAATGGACCGGAGGGTTGCCGGTTCCTTAACATTTTCAATGTCAGCCATAGTATGGGTTTTCCTTTATATTTTGGTTATTCAATGTCAATTCTGACGGGTTTTTACAGCCATGTTGAACAAACAATCAAAGCAAACACTATTTTTACAGCTGATCCTTTTGGGATTTCTGGATGGTAAAATATCGGTGAACCACCCGGCTAACTCACAGGAGAATCCGGGTGGTTTTCCGGTTCGTTATATAAATCCGATCAGTGGCCAGTATATCAGCATACTGATCACACAGACCACCAGGAGAACCAGGCACCAGGGGATGGCAATTTTCATGAAATCCACCTGGGAAAAATATCCCGTGCTGTAGGCGATGATGGTGGGCGGACACCCGATGACCAGCATGATGAACGAGGTGGTCATGGGTGCCATCATGGCCACGGATTTCGGAGACATCTCCATCAGCTCCGCCATGGGCAGGGTGATGGGCAGCATCAATGCCACGGCCGCCGAGTTGGACATCAGGCTGGACAGAAACGAGCCGAAAAAGCTCATGCCGTAATACACCACAAATTCCGGCTTGCCGTCCAGAAGGGGCAGGCATACCTCTGCCAGGTAACGGCCGGCCCCGCTGTCCAGCATGGCCACTCCCAAAGAAACCCCGGCCCCGAATACGATCCAGGATTCCCAGGGAAACTTGTCACAGATGGTTCTGAAAGAGATCCATCCGGGTCCGCAGAATCCCAGGATGGCAAAGGCGGCCGGGACACTGTAGTGCCATCCCGTCAGGTCTCCCATAAACCAGAGCACAAAGGTGAAGATAAAAATCACCAGAACACCGATTTCCGCCCCTTTCATGGGGCCGGGATCTGCCAGCTCCACCCCTTCCAGCTCTTTTTCCTCAGGCCTGAGCAGCATCCATAACACGGCCCAGGTGGCCACGGCCGTCACCACACAGATGGGAAACTGGATAAAAATGTATTCCAGAAACCCTACGGATATGGTGCCGCCGCTGAATTTGTTCAGCACTTCCAAAGCCAGGGGGTTTCGCCCGCCGCCCAGCAGGGTGCCGAATCCGCCGGCAGAGGCTGACAAAGGGATCAGGAGCATGAAAAACATGGGCAGCCGGTGTCCCTGGCCCGGTTTCAGGCCCATGCTCATGAACACGGGGACAAAGGCAAATACCATGATCACAGTGATGGTGGCGTCATGGAACACGGATGATGTGATGGTGCATCCGACTGCCAGGATCAGGCTCAGCCGTTTGATCCGGGTGCCCGCAAATTTGAGCAGATTGTACATGATGCGGTTGGCCAACCCCACTTCATTGAGCACCACCCCGAACATGATGATCATGAGGACGAACATGACGGCCGGACTGGCAAAGGGGGCCCAGGCCGCCTGGGCCGGCTGGATGTTCAGAAAAATCAGTCCGGCCCCGGCCAGCAGGGCCGTAGCCCCGATGGGCACGGCTTCGCTCACCCACAGAAAAACGACAAAGGTCAACAAAGCCAGAAGCCGATGGCCTTCCGGGGTCAGGGTTTCCGGCCGGGGCAGGAGCATGACCAGAATGCCCAGGGCCAGGGAGATGACAAATTTTATAATGATCGACTTGGTGGTTGCCGGTTCTTTCAGAGATTCAACGTCAGCCATAACACAATTACTCCAAATACGTTTTTAGGATTATCGTTCATGTTATCATGATGAAACGATCCTTGAGATTAAAATGATCACATGTTTTAAATACTGGACTGCTTGAACGCTTCGGCCAGCCGGATTTTTTCCTCTATTTCCAGGTGCCGGGCAAAGGCCTGTTCCGCTTTTGCAATCAAATCTTCCACGCTGGTGGGTTTCTGAAGATAATCCGTGGCCCCGGATTTCAACCCCTCCACGGCCGAGTCTGCCGTGGCATGACCCGTGAGCATGATTACCTCGATTCTGGGATACTGTTGTTTGATTTTTTTCAGGGTTTCCACCCCGTCCATGCCCGGCATTTTGACATCCAGGATTATGACATGCACCAGTTCCTGTGTCAGTTTTTCAAGACATTCTTCACCACTGACCGCAGTGATCACATCATAGCCTTTTTTGCGGATCATTTTGCCGGTGGTCTGAAGAAACCGTTCTTCATCATCCACCAGCATGAGCCGCATTTTGATCATGGTTACCATTTTGATCTCCTTTGATTTATAAACGTCTCTTTCAGTTGTTGATCATCCGCCCCCATTCATATGTGAATGACCGGATGAATATATTTTTAATTGGTATTTACTCCTCTTGACCCGGGCATTGTTTGACCCTGTTCAATAGTGAATTCTTTTTTTATCAGTTCCTTTATGTCCTGTAAAACGGTTTCGGCGCATCGGTTCGTGAACAAGTACACGGGTGTATCAATTTTAAATTGCATTTCAAATATTTTGAGTTGTGCAAATTTTATACCGGTAAACAGTTAAATGCGTTTGTTCGTGATTTCGTTTTATTGATGAACCGGTAATACAGCAATATCCGGTTTTCAAAGGGGCCTGAAACCTGGCCGGTTCTTCCGGCCTGTTTTGAAAAAATTTATCAATGCGTAAAAATAACTGACATCCGACCCGGGCTTATTCCGATGAACCGGCCTGTTTTTCAGGCAGATACCGGGTAAAAATGAAATGGCATGTTAATTGCTGATCCGCTCATTAACAGGCCCCCTTTTTAAGGGACAATGATTCTAAAGATATGAGGAGAGATGAAATGAAAAAAATTGATAAAATTCTGGTTTGTGTGGATTTCTCCCAATATACCCGGATGACAATGGAATCCGCCCTGGCTATTGCCAGAGGCACCCAGGCGCAGATAGTGGTGTTCAATGTCATCAACCAGCGGGATGTAAACAGTGTGAAAATGGTGAGTCAGTATTATCCGGACCGGCTGGATGTGGAAACCTATATACAGGATTTGAAAAAAGAGCGCCTTGAAAAATTGACGCAGCTCATCGACAGCCAGTTTTCGGATGACAAGCAAAGAATGACATTGAACATTGAGGTGGGATACCCATGGGAGAGTATTATCCAGGCCGCCAAAACCCATGGCGCTGATCTCATTGTCATGGCCAACAAGGGCCGGGGCAATCTGGCCCGGGTGCTGTTCGGCAGTGCGGCGGAAAAGGTGTTCCGGCATTCTCCAGTGCCCGTGGTCAGTGTCAGGGATCCGGACACGTTTAAGGGAAGAGAATAATGGATAAAAAAGGCCTTGAAGAAGATATCCGGGCCAGACGCGTCAAGCGCAATATTCTGACCTATATGATTGTCATTCCCCTGATCCCGCTTTTTCTGGCCGTGGGCATCAGCTTCTACTATTTTACCACGGCACTGGAAAACAGTTCCACCCACAGCCTGAAACGCATTGTGGGGGATCATCGGGACATGATTGAATCGTTTCTTCTGGAACGGAAATCAGACCTTGAACTGGTAGCTAATCTGTTTGATTTTGAATCCATCAGCCGCAACCAGGTCATCGACGACATGTTTGAGATCCTGAAAATAAAATCCGGTGCGTTCATTGATCTGGGACTGTTCGATTCCCGGGGGCTTCATGTCAGATACTCGGGCCAGTACCAGTTGACCGGAAAATTATACAAAGATGAGTTCTGGTTCCGGGAGGTCATGGAAAAAGGGCGGTACATCAGTGATGTGTTTCTGGGATATCGGAATGTGCCCCATTTCATCATTGCCGTGAAAAAAGGGGCGGGGGAAGATGCCTGGATTCTCCGGGCCACCATCGACACCCTGTTTTTCGACCGGATGGTTTCCGGTGTGCGGATCGGCAGATCCGGGGAAGCCTATATCCTGAATAACAACGGCATCGCCCAGACCGGACGGCGGTCCGGCGGTGTCAATGTCATGGAAGAAGCGCCGGAGTTTTCAGCGTTTCCATCGTCAGACAGTCCTATTCATACCTTTCTCAAATCAGATCCCCAGGGAATCAAATATCTGTATGCCACCACCTGGCTCAAGGATCTGGACTGGCTTCTGGTGGTGCGGCAGGAAAAAAAGGATGCGTTCCGGTTCTTTTATTATGCCCTGTATGCCAGCCTGGTGATCGTGGCGCTGGGCATTGCCATTATCGTCGGGATGTCCTTTTTTATGACGGAAAAGCTTTTCAAGCGCATGGAGCAGCTGGGCCGGGATAAAAAAGACCTGGGCAATCAGTTGATCCGGGCCACCCAGCTGGCGGAGGTGGGGGAAATGGCGGCCGGATTTGCCCATGAAATCAATAATCCGCTTCAGATCATCAAAAGTGAACATGCCCTGATGGCCTCCATTTTCGAGGACCTGTCCGAAAACAAAAAAATAGACCCCAAAGATGAGGAGATCCTGGAATTGGAGGATTCGTTGTCCCAGATCGCGCTGCAGGTATCCAGGTGCTCGGATATCACCCGGGCCATTCTCAAATTCGGGCGCAAGAATGAAACAAGGGTCCAGCTGCTGTATCCGGGTGAACAGATTCCGGAAATTCTCAAGATGATCGAACAGCGGGCCAGTGTGGAAGGCATTGCCGTGTTTCAAAACATTCCGGAAGATCTGTCCGGATTCATGGGAGATGCCTCCCAGTTTCAGCAGGTGATGCTCAATCTGTTCAACAATGCCATTGACGCGATCAAGGAACAGCATCCGGATGCCGGGGGCCGACTGGATGTTCAGGCATTTTTAAAGGATGAAAAATGGATCGAAATCCGGGTGACGGATAACGGCGCCGGAATACATCCGGAACATATCGAAAAAGTATTTTCTCCGTTTTTTACCACAAAGCCGGTGGGAAAAGGCACGGGTCTGGGATTGTCCGTGTGTTACGGCATTATCGAGAGTTTTGCCGGCACCATGGATGTGACCAGCCGGGTGAATGACGGCACCACCTTTATCATCACCCTGCCGAAGGCGGATACGGAGAATCAGATTCAATGAGGCGGTTTTTTTCGCCTGAGGGAGATATGGTGTGGAAAAAATGAAACTGATGCTGGTGGAGGATGAAGAACGGTATCTTCAGACCACGGCCAAATTGTTAAAAAAAAGGCGGATTAAGGTCGTCACGGCCCAAAGCGGGGCCCAGGCCCTGGATCTGCTCAAAACCCATGATGTCCATGTGGTGATTCTGGATATCAAGATGCCGGGAATGGACGGATTCAAAACCCTTAAGGCCATCAAGACCCTGTATCCGCCCGTGGAGGTGATTTTTCTCACGGGCCATGCCACCATGGATTCGGCCATCGAAGGCCTTCAGTCCGGGGCCTTTGATTACGTGATGAAGCCGGCGGATATCGATGACATTGTGACCAAGGCATATGAGGCGTTTGAAAAAAGACAGCGGCTCGATGAAAAGATCCGGGGGCTGACATCCGGCAGTAAGATGGATGCCCACAATGATAAATAATGATGATAAACAATAATGATTGGAATCTCAAACTGCTGCAATGGAGGGGGATACATGAAAAAAGAAAAAAAAGTGACGGGATATGACAAATATATCAACTGGAAGGTGTTCATCTTTCCGGTCCTGGCATTGGCGGTTCTGCTGCTGATTCCCACCCCGAACGGGATGAGGGATGTGGGCACCCAGTACCAGGTGGGTCCCAAAGCCGTGGTGAACCATCTCACCAGAGAGCTGTTTGAAGTGGACAGTGTGGATGCGGCCCAGTGGCAGCTGCTAACCGCCCGGATCATGGAAACCAACTTGCAGATGGGGGCGTTGAAAAAAGCCCGGTATCTGGCCCGGGATCTGAAATGGTGCAAAAAGAACAAGATCGATGCCGACCCGAAGAATTTTGATCTTGCCTTGAATTACATCAAAGACCATGTGGATGAAGACCGGTATCTGACAGTCATGAACAGTGCCCTGGATCTGAGAAAACAGGGATTGAAATATGAGGAGTTGACAGGAAAGGATAAGGCCGCCGCAGATAAAGGGGCCTGGCATATCCAGGTGGCCATTGCCGTGGGCGCGTTTGTGGTCCTGTGTTTTCTGACCGAATGTATTCCGCTGCCGGCGGTGGCGTTCTGCATCGGCCTGATGTATGTGTTCACCGGGGTCCTGTCCAGAGAAGCCGTGGCCATGCTGTACTGGAGCGATGCCTGCTGGTTTATCATGGGCAGCCTGATGTTTGCCGCCGCATTCGTCAAAACCGGGGTGGACAAGCGGGTGTGCCTGGCCATGTTCAAAAAACTGGCCGTGCCCAACACCAAGTGGATCACCCTGATCTTTTTTATTATCATCGCACCGCTGGCCGCGTTTATTTCCGATCATGCCCTGGCCGCCATGTTCCTGCCCATCGGTATGCTTTTGTATCAGAACAGCCTCACCGACGAGGTGCCCGAGGACAAGGAGCTGGCCAAGCTGTTGATGATCACCATTGCCATGGCCTGTAATATCGGCGGACCCGGAGCCCCTTCCGGCGGTGCCAGAAACGTGATCATGATGACCTATCTCACCGATATGTTCGGTATCGATATCGGATATTTTCAATGGGTGACCTATGCCTTTCCTTTTGTGCTGGTCATGATTCCCATTACCTGGTTTATCACCAACCTGCGGTTCCGGCCCAAAATCATCTCCCTGGCCCCGGCCATGGACCAGTTGAGAACGGAAATCGATAAGATGGGGAGCTGGAACAGGCGGCAGATATGGGCACTGGTCATTTTTGTCATCATGGTGTTCGGGTGGTTTACGGAAAAATCTTTTTATCAGATGGGGATCTATCCCATCCGGCTGGGCATCGGCGTGATTGCTGTGGCCGGTGCCATCGCCTATATTATCACCGGGGTGGTCAACTGGCGGGATTACCAGGAAAAAGTGGACTGGGGTGTGGTGTGGCTGTATGCCGGTGCTATCATCTTCGGCCGGACCCTGGACAGCACCGGGGCCGCCTACTGGCTGGCCCGGTCCGTGATCGATTTTCTGTCCCAGTTCGGCATGGAATCCGGCCTGCCCCTGCTCATGGTCAGCAACGGCCTGACATCGGTACTCACCAACCTCATGGCGGACGGTCCGGCTGCCGCATCTGTAGGGCCCATCGCCCTGAACATGGCGGGCATGGTGCATCCGGGTACCACCTATCTGCCGTTCATGGCCATGGCAACGGCGATTGCGTCCTCTTTTGCCTACTGCCTGATCATCGGGACCCCGCCCAATGCCATCGTATATGCCAGCGGATATCTGGAGCCCAAGGATTACCTGCGGGTGGGCATTCCCATGTTTTTTGTCGCCAATGTGGTGCTGCTGCTGTTTACCGGTATTTACTGGAGTTTCAGGGGATTCGGCACCTTGCCCGGATTCTGATCCGGATATTGAAATCCGGTCACCCGGCACGTCAGACCGTTTCCCTGACGTGC from Desulfotignum phosphitoxidans DSM 13687 includes these protein-coding regions:
- a CDS encoding SLC13 family permease, yielding MADVESLKEPATTKSIIIKFVISLALGILVMLLPRPETLTPEGHRLLALLTFVVFLWVSEAVPIGATALLAGAGLIFLNIQPAQAAWAPFASPAVMFVLMIIMFGVVLNEVGLANRIMYNLLKFAGTRIKRLSLILAVGCTITSSVFHDATITVIMVFAFVPVFMSMGLKPGQGHRLPMFFMLLIPLSASAGGFGTLLGGGRNPLALEVLNKFSGGTISVGFLEYIFIQFPICVVTAVATWAVLWMLLRPEEKELEGVELADPGPMKGAEIGVLVIFIFTFVLWFMGDLTGWHYSVPAAFAILGFCGPGWISFRTICDKFPWESWIVFGAGVSLGVAMLDSGAGRYLAEVCLPLLDGKPEFVVYYGMSFFGSFLSSLMSNSAAVALMLPITLPMAELMEMSPKSVAMMAPMTTSFIMLVIGCPPTIIAYSTGYFSQVDFMKIAIPWCLVLLVVCVISMLIYWPLIGFI
- a CDS encoding response regulator; the protein is MVTMIKMRLMLVDDEERFLQTTGKMIRKKGYDVITAVSGEECLEKLTQELVHVIILDVKMPGMDGVETLKKIKQQYPRIEVIMLTGHATADSAVEGLKSGATDYLQKPTSVEDLIAKAEQAFARHLEIEEKIRLAEAFKQSSI
- a CDS encoding universal stress protein, which translates into the protein MKKIDKILVCVDFSQYTRMTMESALAIARGTQAQIVVFNVINQRDVNSVKMVSQYYPDRLDVETYIQDLKKERLEKLTQLIDSQFSDDKQRMTLNIEVGYPWESIIQAAKTHGADLIVMANKGRGNLARVLFGSAAEKVFRHSPVPVVSVRDPDTFKGRE
- a CDS encoding sensor histidine kinase — translated: MDKKGLEEDIRARRVKRNILTYMIVIPLIPLFLAVGISFYYFTTALENSSTHSLKRIVGDHRDMIESFLLERKSDLELVANLFDFESISRNQVIDDMFEILKIKSGAFIDLGLFDSRGLHVRYSGQYQLTGKLYKDEFWFREVMEKGRYISDVFLGYRNVPHFIIAVKKGAGEDAWILRATIDTLFFDRMVSGVRIGRSGEAYILNNNGIAQTGRRSGGVNVMEEAPEFSAFPSSDSPIHTFLKSDPQGIKYLYATTWLKDLDWLLVVRQEKKDAFRFFYYALYASLVIVALGIAIIVGMSFFMTEKLFKRMEQLGRDKKDLGNQLIRATQLAEVGEMAAGFAHEINNPLQIIKSEHALMASIFEDLSENKKIDPKDEEILELEDSLSQIALQVSRCSDITRAILKFGRKNETRVQLLYPGEQIPEILKMIEQRASVEGIAVFQNIPEDLSGFMGDASQFQQVMLNLFNNAIDAIKEQHPDAGGRLDVQAFLKDEKWIEIRVTDNGAGIHPEHIEKVFSPFFTTKPVGKGTGLGLSVCYGIIESFAGTMDVTSRVNDGTTFIITLPKADTENQIQ
- a CDS encoding response regulator, which gives rise to MEKMKLMLVEDEERYLQTTAKLLKKRRIKVVTAQSGAQALDLLKTHDVHVVILDIKMPGMDGFKTLKAIKTLYPPVEVIFLTGHATMDSAIEGLQSGAFDYVMKPADIDDIVTKAYEAFEKRQRLDEKIRGLTSGSKMDAHNDK
- a CDS encoding SLC13 family permease, which gives rise to MKKEKKVTGYDKYINWKVFIFPVLALAVLLLIPTPNGMRDVGTQYQVGPKAVVNHLTRELFEVDSVDAAQWQLLTARIMETNLQMGALKKARYLARDLKWCKKNKIDADPKNFDLALNYIKDHVDEDRYLTVMNSALDLRKQGLKYEELTGKDKAAADKGAWHIQVAIAVGAFVVLCFLTECIPLPAVAFCIGLMYVFTGVLSREAVAMLYWSDACWFIMGSLMFAAAFVKTGVDKRVCLAMFKKLAVPNTKWITLIFFIIIAPLAAFISDHALAAMFLPIGMLLYQNSLTDEVPEDKELAKLLMITIAMACNIGGPGAPSGGARNVIMMTYLTDMFGIDIGYFQWVTYAFPFVLVMIPITWFITNLRFRPKIISLAPAMDQLRTEIDKMGSWNRRQIWALVIFVIMVFGWFTEKSFYQMGIYPIRLGIGVIAVAGAIAYIITGVVNWRDYQEKVDWGVVWLYAGAIIFGRTLDSTGAAYWLARSVIDFLSQFGMESGLPLLMVSNGLTSVLTNLMADGPAAASVGPIALNMAGMVHPGTTYLPFMAMATAIASSFAYCLIIGTPPNAIVYASGYLEPKDYLRVGIPMFFVANVVLLLFTGIYWSFRGFGTLPGF